From the genome of Lineus longissimus chromosome 8, tnLinLong1.2, whole genome shotgun sequence, one region includes:
- the LOC135492578 gene encoding uncharacterized protein LOC135492578, translating to MVGGVTREINILTSEKRITFEMYADDNQLMDSFRCGDKEDGAQVLSHVEDCISDIGDWLMDNKLALNAPKTDMANFVSSRRTGSISSIVVDGQDIHESDCVKDLGVWLDKNMTMKKQVSSICRAASASLYNIGRVRKYLDQASAERLVCALVSSRLDCNNGILHGLHESTIAPLQRIQNWAARIVLRLRKSAHITPALRQLHWLPVRSRIEYKISLTAYKIYSGLAPQYFDGFLSAAPGRRETRYSGLDRVSVKRTRTRLGDRSLSSCAPVLWNALPGHVKACQNITSFKLQLKTWLFKKHFSE from the coding sequence ATGGTCGGAGGTGTAACCAGAGAAATCAACATATTGACGTCTGAGAAGAGGATCACCTTTGAGAtgtacgctgatgataatcagctgATGGACAGCTTTCGCTGTGGTGACAAGGAGGACGGTGCTCAGGTACTCTCTCACgtagaggactgcatcagtGACATTGGAGATTGGTTAATGGACAATAAACTTGCTCTAAACGCACCTAAGACCGACATGGCAAACTTTGTGTCCTCCAGAAGGACTGGCTCTATTTCGTCCATTGTGGTTGACGGTCAGGACATTCATGAATCGGATTGTGTGAAGGACTTGGGCGTTTGGCTGGATAAAAATATGACCATGAAGAAACAGGTCTCCTCCATCTGCAGGGCAGCTAGTGCAAGCCTTTACAACATCGGTCGTGTAAGAAAGTACCTCGATCAAGCTAGCGCAGAGCGTTTGGTTTGCGCATTGGTCAGCTCCCGGTTAGATTGCAATAATGGCATTCTGCATGGTCTCCATGAAAGTACCATTGCTCCACTCCAGCGTATTCAGAACTGGGCTGCCAGGATTGTCCTCCGTCTTAGGAAATCTGCGCACATAACCCCTGCCCTTCGGCAATTGCACTGGCTCCCTGTTAGGTCAAGGATCGAGTACAAGATCTCGCTGACTGCTTATAAGATCTATAGCGGTCTTGCACCACAATATTTCGATGGGTTTTTGAGTGCTGCACCTGGCCGACGAGAGACGCGGTATTCTGGGCTTGATCGGGTCTCCGTCAAAAGAACCCGAACTCGGCTAGGCGACCGGAGTCTCTCgtcttgtgcacctgttctttggaacgccctccctggccacgtcaaggcatgccaaaatatcaccagtttcaaacttcagctaaagacgtggctttttaagaagcacttctctgaatga